GACCCCCATCAGGTTCACGTCGAAGATCCGGGCGGTCTCCTCGGGATCGCGGAGATGGGAGAGAACCCCCGACGGGTAGATCGCCGCCGCGGCGGCCAGCACGTAGGCCCGGCCCAGGTCGGCTTCGATCTCGGCGAATGCCGTCGCCACGGCTTCCGCATCCGACACGTCCACCTGGAATCCGCGGCAACGAGCTCCCGCATCCGATATCTCGTCCACCAGTGTGGCGAGCCCTGTGGTGTCTACATCGAGCGCTGCCACGAGAGCGCCCTCTCCGGCCAGCAGCCGGGACGTGGCGCGGCCCTGACCCGATGCGGCGCCCGTGACGACCGCCACCCGCCCGGAAACTCCCATGGTCGCTCTCCTTGGCTCCTGGGCTGCCGCCTTCCAACGGTCTGCCCCGAGGCCGGTACCGCCCAACGGCCCGACACGGCGCCAGCCTAACCATGGCGACAGATGGTGCACCGCCGGCGGCAGTGGCCCACCTCCGGTCACTGGTATCCTTCTTCGAACACCCAGTTG
This bacterium DNA region includes the following protein-coding sequences:
- a CDS encoding SDR family NAD(P)-dependent oxidoreductase gives rise to the protein MGVSGRVAVVTGAASGQGRATSRLLAGEGALVAALDVDTTGLATLVDEISDAGARCRGFQVDVSDAEAVATAFAEIEADLGRAYVLAAAAAIYPSGVLSHLRDPEETARIFDVNLMGV